A window of the Candidatus Methanoperedens sp. genome harbors these coding sequences:
- a CDS encoding alpha/beta hydrolase, producing the protein MSSKKRNTKLKKAEKKSSVISSIYVVIGIFILLVLVYYFIPQGSDKWAVSDKGILSYPENRGKVDVKILETEPGPDYILKNISFSSKDYNVEGLLRIPVAGKKVPGVVILPGATVPKEGTQTLADIFSSMGYANIGIEQRNRGGVDTNYDYGLWKKELEPVEHKMVFDALRAVDVLRQEPSIDPDRIAIVGESNGGRFAIIATAIDPGISGVIGISTSGYDIESQINDIRDENIIRFFRSIDPGTYLGFIPPRKFVMIHSVNDTIIPVQLARKTFEKANEPKQFYTVTTGTHGYSEGMKEPLENELKSMFKE; encoded by the coding sequence ATGAGTTCAAAAAAAAGGAATACTAAATTAAAGAAAGCCGAAAAGAAATCTTCTGTTATTTCAAGTATTTATGTTGTAATCGGTATATTCATACTTCTTGTCCTGGTTTATTATTTTATCCCGCAGGGAAGCGATAAATGGGCTGTGAGTGATAAAGGAATTCTCTCGTATCCTGAAAACAGGGGCAAGGTTGATGTCAAAATCCTGGAAACCGAACCAGGACCTGATTATATTCTCAAAAACATTTCTTTCTCGAGCAAGGATTATAATGTCGAAGGACTCCTTCGCATTCCTGTTGCAGGAAAAAAAGTACCAGGAGTTGTGATCCTGCCCGGAGCAACTGTCCCGAAGGAAGGAACACAAACTCTTGCCGATATTTTTTCCAGTATGGGATATGCAAACATCGGTATCGAGCAGCGAAACCGTGGTGGGGTGGATACGAATTATGATTATGGTCTCTGGAAAAAGGAATTAGAACCTGTAGAACATAAAATGGTATTTGATGCTCTGCGGGCTGTGGATGTGTTAAGGCAGGAGCCGTCGATCGACCCTGATAGGATAGCAATCGTGGGTGAAAGCAATGGAGGGCGCTTTGCGATAATTGCAACGGCAATTGACCCTGGAATTTCCGGGGTGATCGGGATCAGCACAAGCGGTTATGACATCGAGTCACAAATTAATGATATCAGGGATGAGAATATCATAAGATTCTTTCGCTCAATTGATCCTGGAACCTATCTTGGGTTTATTCCCCCAAGAAAATTTGTGATGATCCATTCTGTAAATGACACAATCATTCCTGTACAGCTTGCCCGGAAGACATTTGAGAAAGCTAACGAGCCAAAGCAGTTTTACACTGTAACCACCGGAACCCACGGATACAGCGAAGGAATGAAAGAGCCGCTGGAGAATGAATTAAAGAGTATGTTCAAGGAGTGA
- a CDS encoding SDR family oxidoreductase, whose product MKCLVTGGAGFIGSHIIRHLLECGYETICLDNFDPTYDINTKKGNISPFLENNNFELIEGDVRNRELLEKAITGIDYIFHEAALVSVVESMKDPARTIEINTIGTFNILEAAISGNVKKVILASSAAVYGDSPLLPKKESMIPVPKSPYAISKLDCEYAARIYFEEYGLKTTSLRYFNVYGPRQDPTSPYAAAIPIFLQRALKNQEIRIYGDGMQTRDFVFVNDVVHANELVMSKGDGKTFNVANGIATSINEIAEKIIKQTGSKSTIIHEKERSGDIKHSVADITEISKIGFKPEYDMNKGLKNTIEWYRNQKSLNC is encoded by the coding sequence ATGAAATGTCTTGTAACAGGTGGAGCCGGGTTCATCGGTTCACATATCATCCGGCATTTGCTTGAATGCGGATATGAAACAATCTGCCTTGATAATTTTGACCCGACCTATGATATCAATACCAAGAAAGGAAATATTTCTCCTTTTTTAGAAAATAATAACTTTGAATTGATAGAAGGGGATGTCAGGAACAGGGAATTGCTGGAAAAAGCAATAACAGGCATTGATTACATTTTCCATGAAGCTGCTCTTGTTTCTGTTGTTGAGAGCATGAAAGATCCTGCCAGGACAATTGAGATCAATACTATAGGCACATTCAATATCCTGGAGGCAGCCATATCCGGAAATGTCAAAAAAGTGATCCTTGCATCATCGGCAGCAGTTTATGGTGACTCGCCGTTGCTTCCCAAAAAAGAGAGTATGATCCCTGTTCCAAAATCTCCTTATGCCATTTCAAAGCTTGATTGTGAATATGCTGCAAGAATATATTTTGAAGAATATGGATTAAAAACCACTTCCTTGCGCTATTTTAACGTTTACGGCCCCAGACAGGACCCGACATCGCCATATGCTGCTGCAATCCCCATATTTTTACAAAGGGCTTTGAAGAATCAGGAAATCCGGATTTATGGTGATGGAATGCAGACGCGTGATTTTGTTTTTGTCAATGATGTTGTTCATGCAAATGAATTAGTGATGTCAAAGGGAGACGGGAAGACATTTAATGTTGCTAATGGCATTGCCACTTCAATTAATGAAATAGCAGAAAAGATTATAAAGCAAACAGGATCAAAATCAACTATCATACATGAAAAAGAAAGAAGCGGGGATATCAAGCATAGCGTTGCTGATATTACAGAAATAAGTAAGATCGGGTTTAAACCGGAATATGATATGAATAAAGGTCTGAAGAACACGATCGAGTGGTATAGAAATCAGAAATCGCTGAATTGTTGA